In Hemitrygon akajei chromosome 9, sHemAka1.3, whole genome shotgun sequence, the following are encoded in one genomic region:
- the tlr5b gene encoding toll-like receptor 5b, protein MRLSTFFLLVATFRSAQSLCSRYGIYLSCVKQNLSRPPAVPAGVVYLNLNWNNINYIERSSFSWTDELRTLTIGKQDSRWMDVGPSAFGNLPNLTFLDLGGNIQLQLDLEAFAGLGQLQTLLLDYNGLKDSVLQNGYFRHLTSLHTLVLEGNQLQHIRPDPTFSNLRALQNVDFSFNQIQQICKEDLVNVQHRLFRMFDISWNRPLYASKSLSWERCGNPFSNIFLYTLDISGITLSVQQLEKMFLAMRGTLIIELRMRHLSIGASFGYNNVPDPNNQTFSGLAESSVMILNLHQTYIFSLQPHVFSHFPDLKILSLTHNRINLIQKNAFFGLENLLTLNISYNLLGEIYSWTFAGLQNVSYIDLRHNHIGAIQFGSFEGLPQLVTLDLRENSLSHLPASKPLPGLQYLFLGYNRLEEVYGLGNVDNITFLDLSNNAFENLQVFYEIMKQPTVTHLLLRNNRLSVCTIAPTNTIPKSNHLRHLDLSGNFLQLTWAAGKCWDVFHNLSNLTELLLQRNYLAKLPQGVFSGLVSLKRLNLSLNSLTQLSHDLFPSNLEILDLSSNRLISPDPAAFSFVRRLDLRNNQYICDCSLNRFVLWLNRTEVELVGPLTQMVCAFPKGLKDVPLLSLTPGCGMEEMQFALFVTVTTLLLIFLTSVLLYTHCWSLILLCYRVLTRTVLEGGKTEPDRLGYRFDAYLCFSGQDLEWVKDSLLLNLEENRLQLCIEERDFIPGEDHITNIREAIWGSRKTVCVVTRRFLKDGWCLEAFNIAQSRLYHELKDVVVLLVVGSLRDYQLRKYKPLRSYLQSRGYLRWPAKPYDQYWLLQRLADNIRQDPKQRRVRARRKTFLGLLPWRKETGEVRLQRVATISG, encoded by the coding sequence ATGCGACTCTCCACTTTCTTCCTGCTGGTGGCAACTTTCAGGTCTGCCCAGTCTCTCTGCTCCCGATATGGGATTTACCTGTCCTGCGTGAAACAGAATCTGAGTCGGCCACCAGCCGTGCCAGCGGGTGTGGTGTACCTCAACCTCAACTGGAACAACATCAACTACATTGAGAGGAGCTCCTTCTCCTGGACGGACGAGCTTCGCACCCTGACAATCGGGAAACAAGACAGTAGGTGGATGGACGTGGGGCCCAGTGCCTTTGGGAATCTGCCTAATCTGACATTCCTGGATTTAGGAGGCAACATTCAACTGCAGTTGGACCTGGAGGCGTTTGCTGGCCTGGGACAACTGCAGACTTTGCTGCTGGACTATAATGGTCTGAAGGACTCAGTCTTACAAAACGGGTACTTCAGACACTTAACTTCATTGCACACTTTGGTTCTGGAAGGCAACCAGTTACAACACATCAGACCAGACCCAACCTTCTCCAACCTCCGGGCACTGCAGAATGTTGACTTCAGTTTCAATCAGATCCAGCAGATTTGCAAGGAAGACCTGGTTAATGTTCAACACAGGCTTTTCAGAATGTTTGATATATCCTGGAACCGTCCTTTGTATGCAAGTAAATCCCTCAGCTGGGAGAGGTGTGGTAACCCCTTCTCCAACATCTTTCTATACACTCTGGACATATCGGGCATTACTCTGAGCGTTCAACagctggagaagatgtttctgGCAATGAGGGGAACCCTCATCATTGAGCTGAGAATGAGACATTTGTCTATCGGGGCATCATTCGGTTACAACAACGTTCCCGATCCCAACAACCAAACATTTTCAGGGCTTGCCGAGAGTTCTGTCATGATCTTGAATCTCCACCAGACATACATCTTCTCCCTGCAGCCCCATGTCTTCTCACACTTCCCTGACCTAAAGATCCTCTCCTTAACTCACAACCGCATCAACCTCATACAGAAAAATGCCTTCTTTGGCCTGGAAAATCTACTGACGCTGAACATTTCCTACAACTTGTTGGGTGAGATCTACTCATGGACATTTGCGGGTCTGCAGAATGTTTCCTACATTGACCTACGACACAACCACATTGGGGCCATCCAGTTTGGTTCCTTCGAAGGACTCCCTCAGCTTGTCACTTTAGACCTTCGGGAGAACTCtctttcccatctccctgcctccAAGCCATTGCCTGGCCTGCAGTACCTCTTCTTAGGATATAACCGACTAGAAGAGGTGTATGGGTTGGGGAACGTGGACAACATCACCTTTCTCGATCTTTCTAACAACGCGTTTGAGAACTTGCAGGTGTTTTACGAGATTATGAAGCAGCCCACAGTGACTCACCTTCTGCTAAGGAACAACCGCTTATCCGTGTGCACCATCGCACCTACCAACACGATCCCCAAAAGCAACCACCTCCGTCACCTCGACCTTTCCGGTAACTTCCTCCAACTAACGTGGGCAGCTGGCAAGTGCTGGGATGTGTTCCACAACCTCTCCAACCTGACGGAGTTACTTCTCCAGCGGAACTATCTTGCTAAGCTGCCCCAAGGCGTCTTCAGTGGCTTAGTCTCCCTGAAGAGGCTTAACCTGTCCCTGAACTCACTGACCCAGCTCAGCCACGACCTCTTCCCCAGCAACCTTGAGATCCTGGACCTGTCCAGCAATCGCCTGATTTCACCCGACCCAGCTGCCTTTAGCTTCGTCAGGCGTCTGGACCTGAGGAACAACCAGTACATCTGTGATTGCAGCCTCAACCGCTTTGTCCTCTGGCTGAACCGCACTGAGGTGGAGTTGGTGGGACCCCTGACCCAAATGGTTTGCGCCTTCCCGAAAGGGCTCAAGGACGTACCCCTTCTCTCACTCACGCCAGGCTGTGGGATGGAGGAGATGCAGTTTGCCCTGTTTGTCACCGTGACCACACTCCTGCTGATTTTTCTCACCTCTGTTCTCCTCTACACTCACTGCTGGTCCTTGATCCTCCTGTGCTACAGGGTGCTGACCAGGACTGTCCTGGAAGGAGGCAAGACAGAGCCAGACAGGTTGGGATACAGGTTTGATGCCTACCTCTGCTTCAGCGGCCAGGACCTGGAATGGGTGAAAGACAGTCTGCTCTTGAATCTAGAGGAGAACCGGTTACAACTGTGCATCGAGGAGCGGGATTTCATTCCTGGGGAAGACCACATTACCAACATACGGGAGGCCATATGGGGCAGTAGgaagacagtgtgtgtggtcaCCAGGCGCTTCTTGAAGGATGGCTGGTGCCTGGAGGCATTCAACATTGCCCAGAGCCGCCTCTACCACGAGTTGAAAGACGTTGTGGTCCTGCTAGTGGTGGGTTCCCTGAGGGACTACCAGCTCCGGAAGTACAAGCCCCTACGGTCCTATCTGCAGAGTAGAGGGTACCTGCGCTGGCCGGCCAAGCCCTACGACCAGTACTGGCTCCTGCAGAGGCTGGCTGACAATATCCGGCAGGACCCCAAGcagagaagggtcagagccaGGAGGAAAACATTTCTGGGCCTCCTCCCCTGGAGGAAGGAAACAGGAGAGGTCAGGTTACAGAGGGTGGCCACCATCTCTGGCTGA